A portion of the Candidatus Roseilinea sp. genome contains these proteins:
- a CDS encoding polyprenyl glycosylphosphotransferase: MSIPIKTNRVLIAIGLDLGLTLISLWLSAQIRLWLPFGQDLSAPNVALGWPVYALAAVIWGIVLAQFNLYSRRRARFREESRALTLAVLTALLILAGALYLSFRQVSRLQFIYFGVINIALLNAAHGVRFLRRRSGAARDAWRVLIVGATGIGRELAERIMAGAPGEALVIGFLDDHLPKHTPVCAGAPVLGRIDDAPRVAVEAGASEVILALPRDAQARLLTLIAQMEALPIQVSLAPDVLDLAWFMTRVEDLNGIPLLRLRESPLDGPARAVKRVMDIALSTLGLALASPLMALIALLIKLDSPGPALIRQQRVGENGRLFEMLKFRTMRADAQHNAEHSLPHKRRDDPRVTRLGRFLRRYSLDELPQLINVLKGEMSLVGPRPELPWLVDRYETWQRRRFAVPPGMTGWWQVNGRSDRPMHLHVEDDLYYIRHYSLWLDVLILLKTVPTVLSGRGAF; the protein is encoded by the coding sequence ATGAGCATCCCGATCAAAACCAATCGCGTGCTGATCGCTATCGGGCTGGACCTGGGATTAACCCTCATATCACTCTGGCTGTCGGCGCAGATACGGTTGTGGTTGCCGTTTGGACAGGACCTGAGTGCACCCAATGTAGCGTTAGGCTGGCCTGTGTATGCGTTGGCCGCAGTAATCTGGGGGATCGTGCTGGCCCAGTTCAATCTATACTCGCGACGCCGTGCGCGCTTTCGGGAAGAATCGCGCGCGTTGACCTTGGCCGTGCTGACCGCGCTGCTGATTTTGGCCGGCGCGTTGTATTTGAGCTTCCGACAGGTCTCGCGCTTACAGTTTATCTATTTCGGCGTGATCAACATCGCGTTATTGAACGCCGCGCATGGCGTCCGCTTCTTGCGCCGGCGGTCGGGCGCCGCGCGCGACGCCTGGCGCGTGCTGATCGTCGGCGCAACGGGCATCGGGCGCGAACTGGCCGAGCGCATCATGGCCGGCGCGCCGGGCGAGGCGCTGGTGATCGGCTTTCTGGACGATCACCTCCCGAAACACACTCCAGTCTGCGCCGGCGCGCCCGTGCTGGGACGAATTGACGATGCGCCGCGCGTGGCCGTCGAGGCCGGCGCATCGGAAGTCATCCTGGCGCTGCCGCGCGACGCCCAAGCCCGCCTGTTGACGCTGATCGCGCAGATGGAGGCGTTGCCCATCCAGGTCAGCCTGGCCCCCGATGTGCTAGACCTGGCCTGGTTCATGACGCGGGTGGAGGACCTCAACGGCATCCCGCTGTTGCGGCTGCGCGAGTCGCCGCTGGACGGGCCGGCGCGGGCAGTGAAGCGCGTGATGGACATTGCGCTCTCGACCCTAGGGCTGGCGTTGGCCAGCCCGCTCATGGCGCTGATCGCGTTGCTGATCAAGCTCGACTCGCCAGGCCCGGCGCTCATTCGCCAGCAGCGGGTGGGTGAGAATGGCCGGTTGTTCGAGATGTTGAAGTTCCGCACCATGCGCGCCGATGCGCAGCACAACGCAGAGCATAGCTTGCCGCACAAGCGGCGGGACGACCCGCGCGTGACGCGGCTGGGGCGCTTTCTGCGCCGCTACAGCCTGGACGAATTGCCGCAGTTGATCAATGTGCTGAAAGGCGAGATGAGCCTGGTCGGGCCGCGCCCAGAGCTGCCTTGGCTGGTGGATCGCTACGAGACCTGGCAGCGCCGGCGTTTTGCCGTGCCGCCCGGCATGACCGGCTGGTGGCAGGTCAACGGGCGCAGCGACCGTCCGATGCACCTGCACGTCGAGGATGACCTGTATTACATCCGCCACTACTCGCTATGGCTGGATGTGCTGATCTTGCTGAAGACCGTGCCGACGGTGCTGAGCGGGCGAGGGGCGTTTTAA
- a CDS encoding SARP family transcriptional regulator, whose protein sequence is MNAGAASAFDLEFRLFGPPRLIANQRELTFRRRQPLAILSVLALNERPITRDELCYLLWPDAPQDVARQRLRRSLSELRRVIGPPATRLLFDATGSRSILLKLNPHLCHVDARDFIQLSTQAHHMPDPSGLRAAELAARIGAEPLLKGFELDDAPEFENWLLEQRERFTRLKMDTLRRMIRGYVDLKDYPRAVATVAQALALDELAEDLHCKAIWLYAAIGRRSEAVRQFARCASLLERELAIEPDEATRAVYQAVLEGRIDEVRPLAFGLTSGDADRRPTWLASSPDANPPSPAYHLRLADIAPRAEAAERELTEAIAQALQHMSNVLWIQGPTGAPASALVEQAVKTVRKRQPDLNVWEVSGHAITADAPLDLMCLLLDAAAREYLTRVRESATLNTTPLNLWMSEAVRLLPELRAIFPQLPHPSALLEEKSPTTASRRLLQALPRVLLALTDGRPTAVVLRDVDCADAASVEAIGWLARGLAGSRMALIITCRDAPHAAPEALQALLGDLQAQDMLRLWFLPPLSQAAIATLVQRCNLPADFAETIWACTAGAPRSVLDMLRAASAPNAQLPDSWHAAIQINLNTLDSTTRQVLETLAIFGNATVPALEHLSRRGLADVERACEALTEEWHWLTRCGDRYAIATPEIRHAVLDALSPARRQQLHRQAADLLYRHHADPSRIAHHLAAAGQPNRAAALWLAAARRARERYAYPAALGAIQRGLALARKPELQFDLLCLQESLLRESGQPEQQAIALDALQQLANATPHCSEWQAEVHYRRGQNALARSAWDEAIDALQRASACTLHRDSRILMALGRALAQRHRWSEAESTFQQALMSARQDDPNALAHVWLTWAEIEQLRERYDAAKAALNRAVALVGARSPLLPKLMLARGTLASVCGEFATALTYGQEALRLFAQRGLPDAEANAQTLIARMCARLGRINEALAAYAAAYAGYAALDLRQGMAAARVNASTLALRSGDFEQGIALAREAYALFEAIQDARGLCVAASNIGAAYVWLGQGAEGERWLRESYARASEVNLPAQQAAALANLGAALLQQDRLDEARARMEQGLALRSAQGHLDVSIDRAFLAIACLRLGDLPSADAHSAQAIADLERMPHVENPQQVWFARAQVLRASDQAGGESRAALAQAVAHLQQVEAALPETQREHYRSAFAFNRAILRAFNENIWPDPPSLT, encoded by the coding sequence ATGAACGCTGGCGCGGCATCTGCTTTTGATTTGGAGTTCAGGCTGTTCGGCCCGCCGCGCTTGATCGCCAACCAGCGCGAACTCACCTTTCGCCGGCGCCAACCGCTGGCAATCTTGTCGGTGTTGGCGCTGAACGAGCGGCCGATCACGCGCGATGAGCTGTGCTATCTCCTTTGGCCCGACGCCCCTCAAGACGTCGCCCGCCAGCGTCTGCGCCGCTCACTGTCCGAACTGCGCCGCGTGATCGGACCGCCGGCGACGCGGCTGCTCTTCGACGCAACAGGCTCGCGCAGCATTCTCCTCAAGCTTAATCCGCACCTGTGCCACGTGGACGCGCGCGATTTCATCCAGCTCTCCACACAAGCGCATCACATGCCCGACCCGTCCGGTCTGCGCGCCGCCGAACTGGCCGCCCGCATCGGCGCCGAACCGCTCTTGAAGGGATTTGAACTCGACGACGCGCCCGAATTCGAGAATTGGCTGCTGGAGCAGCGAGAACGCTTCACGCGTCTTAAGATGGACACGTTGCGCCGCATGATCAGGGGATATGTGGACCTCAAAGACTATCCCCGCGCGGTCGCTACCGTCGCACAAGCCCTGGCGCTCGATGAGCTTGCGGAAGACCTCCACTGCAAGGCCATCTGGCTGTATGCCGCCATTGGCCGACGCAGCGAGGCCGTTCGCCAATTTGCCCGGTGCGCTAGCCTGCTCGAGCGCGAATTGGCCATCGAGCCGGACGAAGCGACGCGCGCCGTGTATCAGGCCGTGTTGGAAGGGCGAATTGACGAAGTGCGCCCGCTGGCCTTTGGCCTGACCTCCGGTGACGCGGACCGCCGCCCCACCTGGCTTGCGTCCTCGCCCGACGCCAACCCACCTTCGCCGGCTTATCACCTGCGCTTGGCCGACATCGCCCCGCGCGCCGAGGCCGCCGAGCGTGAGCTGACCGAAGCCATCGCCCAAGCGCTGCAGCACATGTCCAACGTGCTGTGGATACAAGGGCCGACCGGCGCGCCGGCAAGCGCCCTGGTTGAGCAAGCCGTGAAGACCGTGCGCAAGCGACAGCCGGATTTGAACGTTTGGGAAGTCAGCGGCCACGCCATCACAGCGGATGCGCCTCTCGATCTCATGTGCCTCCTGCTCGATGCCGCCGCGCGCGAATACCTGACGCGCGTGCGCGAGTCCGCCACGTTGAACACAACGCCGCTCAACCTCTGGATGAGCGAAGCCGTGCGCCTGCTGCCGGAACTGCGCGCGATCTTCCCCCAACTCCCTCACCCGTCCGCTCTGCTCGAGGAAAAATCACCGACCACGGCATCACGCCGGCTGTTGCAGGCCCTGCCGCGGGTGTTGTTGGCGTTGACGGATGGCCGCCCGACCGCGGTGGTGTTGCGCGATGTGGATTGCGCCGACGCGGCATCTGTCGAAGCTATCGGCTGGTTAGCGCGCGGCCTTGCCGGTAGCCGCATGGCGCTGATCATCACCTGTCGCGATGCGCCCCATGCTGCCCCTGAGGCGTTGCAGGCATTGCTCGGCGACCTACAAGCGCAGGATATGCTGCGCCTATGGTTTCTGCCGCCTCTCAGCCAAGCTGCCATCGCTACTCTGGTGCAGCGCTGCAACCTGCCGGCCGACTTTGCCGAGACGATCTGGGCTTGCACCGCTGGCGCGCCGCGCAGCGTGCTGGACATGCTGCGCGCAGCCTCAGCCCCCAACGCCCAGTTGCCAGATTCATGGCACGCCGCGATCCAAATCAACCTGAACACCCTCGACTCGACCACGCGCCAAGTGTTGGAGACTTTGGCCATCTTCGGCAACGCCACCGTGCCCGCGCTGGAGCACCTGAGCCGACGTGGCTTGGCCGACGTGGAGCGCGCGTGTGAGGCGTTGACCGAGGAATGGCACTGGCTCACCCGCTGCGGCGACCGTTATGCTATCGCCACGCCGGAAATACGGCACGCGGTGCTGGACGCGCTCTCCCCTGCGCGCCGCCAGCAATTGCACCGGCAAGCTGCTGATCTCCTCTATCGGCATCACGCTGATCCCAGCCGCATCGCACATCACCTGGCGGCCGCCGGCCAACCTAACCGCGCGGCTGCGCTATGGCTGGCAGCCGCGCGCCGCGCGCGCGAGCGCTACGCCTATCCGGCGGCGCTCGGCGCCATTCAGCGTGGCTTGGCCCTGGCCCGCAAGCCCGAGCTACAGTTCGACCTGCTGTGTTTGCAGGAAAGTCTGCTGCGCGAAAGCGGCCAACCCGAACAGCAAGCCATCGCCTTAGACGCCTTGCAACAACTCGCCAATGCTACGCCCCATTGCTCTGAGTGGCAGGCGGAAGTGCACTACCGACGCGGGCAGAACGCTTTGGCGCGCAGCGCTTGGGACGAAGCCATAGATGCGCTGCAACGCGCTTCGGCGTGCACACTGCACAGAGACAGCCGCATCCTGATGGCCCTGGGGCGCGCCTTGGCGCAGCGCCACCGCTGGTCGGAAGCCGAGTCCACCTTCCAGCAAGCGCTGATGTCGGCCCGACAAGACGACCCCAACGCTCTGGCGCACGTTTGGCTGACCTGGGCGGAGATCGAACAACTGCGCGAGCGCTACGACGCTGCGAAGGCTGCGCTCAACCGGGCAGTCGCCCTGGTCGGCGCGCGTTCGCCGCTGTTGCCAAAGCTCATGCTCGCGCGAGGCACGCTGGCTTCGGTTTGTGGTGAATTCGCCACCGCCTTAACCTATGGCCAGGAGGCGCTGCGCCTGTTCGCACAGCGCGGCCTGCCCGATGCCGAAGCCAACGCCCAGACGCTGATCGCCCGCATGTGCGCTCGCTTGGGCCGGATCAACGAGGCGCTGGCTGCCTACGCCGCCGCCTACGCAGGCTACGCCGCGCTCGACCTGCGCCAGGGCATGGCCGCCGCGCGCGTCAACGCCAGCACACTGGCTCTGCGCAGCGGCGACTTTGAACAAGGCATCGCCTTGGCGCGCGAGGCATACGCGCTGTTCGAGGCGATTCAGGACGCGCGCGGGCTGTGCGTGGCGGCCAGCAATATCGGCGCGGCATACGTCTGGCTGGGACAGGGCGCGGAGGGCGAACGCTGGCTGCGCGAGTCGTATGCCCGCGCCAGCGAGGTTAATCTGCCGGCGCAACAGGCCGCCGCCCTGGCCAACTTGGGCGCGGCCTTGCTCCAGCAAGACCGCTTGGACGAAGCACGCGCGCGCATGGAGCAGGGCCTGGCCCTGCGCAGCGCACAGGGCCACCTGGACGTGAGCATAGACCGCGCCTTCCTGGCGATTGCCTGCCTGCGCCTGGGCGACCTACCGTCCGCCGATGCTCACAGCGCCCAGGCCATCGCTGATCTCGAGCGGATGCCACACGTCGAAAATCCCCAGCAGGTCTGGTTTGCGCGCGCTCAAGTGCTGCGGGCGAGCGACCAGGCCGGCGGCGAATCGCGCGCTGCCTTGGCACAAGCCGTCGCCCACCTCCAGCAAGTCGAGGCAGCACTGCCCGAAACTCAGCGCGAGCATTACCGATCCGCTTTTGCCTTCAACCGCGCCATCCTGCGCGCCTTCAACGAGAACATCTGGCCCGATCCGCCGTCTCTGACGTAA
- a CDS encoding ABC transporter permease, which produces MHKLTRLLVIYPALLRAYWERAVAYRAVFAVSLLNAIFPLVMMAIWIGMAQDGPVAGFSAPDFAGYYLAAVLVRRLTGVGIVQDAERLVRSGELSVYLFRPLDVVHHFFARVLTGRVVVASMLLAPVALAILAIPGSQFDLRPATLMRFALSCGIGLLFEFYAQWLLSGLAFWIVQTQGIAAAYQFVKAFLGGYIVPLALFPPAVSGLLTWLPFQSSVALPVEILTGRLSAEQSLLRLAIGAAWVALIALGARLLWRAGLHSYSAVGG; this is translated from the coding sequence ATGCATAAGCTCACGCGACTGCTCGTCATCTACCCGGCCCTCTTGCGCGCCTACTGGGAGCGCGCGGTAGCCTATCGCGCCGTGTTCGCCGTATCGCTGCTCAACGCTATCTTCCCGCTGGTGATGATGGCGATCTGGATTGGCATGGCGCAAGATGGACCGGTGGCCGGTTTCAGCGCACCTGACTTCGCCGGCTACTACCTGGCCGCCGTCTTGGTCCGTCGCCTCACCGGCGTCGGCATCGTGCAAGACGCAGAGCGATTGGTGAGGAGCGGTGAATTGTCCGTCTATTTGTTTCGCCCGCTGGACGTCGTGCATCACTTCTTCGCGCGCGTCTTGACCGGGCGAGTTGTGGTGGCGTCCATGTTGTTGGCGCCGGTGGCGCTGGCCATCCTGGCGATTCCCGGCTCCCAATTTGACCTGCGCCCGGCCACGCTGATGCGCTTCGCCCTCAGTTGTGGGATTGGGCTGCTCTTTGAGTTCTACGCTCAGTGGCTGCTCTCCGGCCTGGCTTTTTGGATCGTGCAAACGCAGGGCATCGCGGCGGCTTACCAGTTCGTCAAAGCATTCTTGGGCGGCTACATCGTGCCGCTCGCGCTGTTCCCGCCCGCCGTGTCCGGCTTGCTCACCTGGCTGCCCTTTCAGAGCAGCGTGGCGCTGCCGGTGGAAATCCTGACCGGCCGGCTGAGCGCAGAACAGAGCTTGCTGCGGCTGGCGATCGGTGCAGCCTGGGTCGCCCTGATTGCGCTTGGTGCGCGCTTGCTCTGGCGCGCCGGCCTGCACAGCTATAGCGCGGTGGGGGGCTGA